ctttttggATTAGCTGGGTTTGAATCACAACACAGAAGTTTAAGAGCATACTAACCATTTTTTGCAATTTGCACAGCTGAAAAGCGTAGAATCTTAAGATAGTTCAAGAATATGTTCCACGGACACTATTTACTCAATTTAGTGCTTTCTTTGGCTTTTTTCAGTGGGGTGGGCCGGATCTGTCAAAAACCGCAATTTTTTAAGATAACATGGGAACCGACGAAGAATGGAAACAGTTCAATCTGCTGCCAGTAGAGGGCCCGTATTaaataaagcaaaaaaatccatcaatcaacaatcaatttcctttattcaagaaatttaccgTGAGATCACAGATCACAGTGTGATGCAAATCAAGCCGAATATAAACAAGTTTTAGTCCTTAGGGGTTTCGTAAATATCTTTGATCTAAGACTTGTTGTTAGTTTGTTATATATTACTTGTATAGGTAGAATTGAAGATAAGTCTATAActaaacttttgttttgtgtgtttttttaaggGAGCGTTAGAAATGATATATGCAGATAGATATCCGCTACGTGCAGTCGATGCCGgtatatttgttttattttgagaaATAATAGGTTAACAAACATAGAATCAAAGTAACGATTGCACTAATTTGTTGACGATTGCACTAATTTGTTGCACTGATTTGTTGATGCAGCACATATCACCATATCAACTGTCCTTTTCCATTGGAGATGAAGAAGCCCGACAAATGAAAACCAACGTTTCTATTTGGTATTTATCAGCTGCCTCCAATAGAAGTAAATTAGGGGTAGAGTCGAGTATGCGGCCATTATAAATaaagaacaaaatttgttCGAATATGCTTGGTGTAATGTCGCTGATGTCAACACACCCAGTATTCGCCTCGAGCATGTCGTGGGAAAACATTGCGGCAAAAACTGGGCTCCGGGCGGCCAAAATCCATCGATGGGCATGAAAGATACGCCCAGAGACGAGCAACTGAACATCGGTGGTCATGCCATCCAAAGCGGAACGCCAAAGCTGAGTTGGGCAAAGACTGTCCTGCAATTCGTATCGATATTCCTCATTATCCGCTTGTTCGATCGTCACATAGAACGTGAACTGGTAACATTTGTATCCATTTGCAACGGAGAAATTGCTTGTGAAGACCAGATTTTTATTAAGATCCATGTTGTGTTTCTTCTGTGAACAGGGATCCCATCTGTTGAAGTATGAGACACCAACCACTCGACTGTTTCGACCAGTAAAAAAGTATAGGTCGAACTCGCTACAATTTGTATATGGGATG
The sequence above is drawn from the Daphnia pulicaria isolate SC F1-1A chromosome 1, SC_F0-13Bv2, whole genome shotgun sequence genome and encodes:
- the LOC124313179 gene encoding uncharacterized protein LOC124313179; protein product: MNGPFTDLVLTVRGHKLPVHKSVLAARCPALTAKIKDAAVEQLILDEDPVTFRRFLHFLYTGLLDDCDYYLIDMKTYAKKYFVDEMLPKFTANGTMEKMVTKCEADVNSQLTKGGVVMQYSWTLKKLPTLNRTTFSNKSKDGMWFGVGIQCVRIIPYTNCSEFDLYFFTGRNSRVVGVSYFNRWDPCSQKKHNMDLNKNLVFTSNFSVANGYKCYQFTFYVTIEQADNEEYRYELQDSLCPTQLWRSALDGMTTDVQLLVSGRIFHAHRWILAARSPVFAAMFSHDMLEANTGCVDISDITPSIFEQILFFIYNGRILDSTPNLLLLEAADKYQIETLVFICRASSSPMEKDS